The Nakaseomyces glabratus chromosome H, complete sequence genome segment CGATgttgtttcgcacatcacgaccaaggactctgacggcaagcctaccaccatcgtcaccaccatcccattgaagccaagtgatgccggcgaggccgactacaccaccaccattacttccgacggtcacaccatcacagaagtagtctcccacatcaccaccactgattcagacggtaacactgttacatacaccaccatgatggcctccttcgatcaggtaggcgacggcgtgtacacgtctgctccaccttactcacagccaccagttgtgacaaccactgtgacggaggacgacggtagtagcaagacggttgtgatctcttactcgccttctgagggcgaggatggggtcacccgtacaggtaccaccactatctccaccatcactccgagcggcgaggccgactacaccacgacgatcgacaagggcaacggtgacttcgagacagacctcgtctcccacatcaccaccaaggactccaacggcaaccctaccaccatcgtcaccaccatcccattgaagccaagtgatgccggcgaggccgactacaccaccaccattacttccgacggtcacaccatcacagaagtagtctcccacatcaccaccactgattcagacggtaacactgttacatacaccaccacgatggcctccttcgatcaggtaggcgacggcgtgtacacgtctgctccaccttactcacagccaccagttgtgacaaccactgtgacggaggacgacggtagtagcaagacggttgtgatctcttactcgccttctgagggcgaggatggggtcacccgtacaggtaccaccactatctccaccatcactccgagcggcgaggccgactacaccacgacgatcgacaagggcaacggtgacttcgagacagacctcgtctcccacatcacgaccaaggactctgacggcaagcctaccaccatcgtcaccaccatcccattgaagccaagtgatgccggcgaggccgactacaccaccaccattacttccgacggtcacaccatcacagaagtagtctcccacatcaccaccactgattcagacggtaacactgttacatacaccaccatgatggcctccttcgatcaggtaggcgacggcgtgtacacgtctgctccaccttactcacagccaccagttgtgacaaccactgtgacggaggacgacggtagtagcaagacggttgtgatctcttactcgccttctgagggcgaggatggggtcacccgtacaggtaccaccactatctccaccatcactccgagcggcgaggccgactacaccacgacgatcgacaagggcaacggtgacttcgagacagacctcgtctcccacatcaccaccaaggactccaacggcaaccctaccaccatcgtcaccaccatcccattgaagccaagtgatgccggcgaggccgactacaccaccaccattacttccgacggtcacaccatcacagaagtagtctcccacatcaccaccactgattcagacggtaacactgttacatacaccaccacgatggcctccttcgatcaggtaggcgacggcgtgtacacgtctgctccaccttactcacagccaccagttgtgacaaccactgtgacggaggacgacggtagtagcaagacggttgtgatctcttactcgccttctgagggcgaggatggggtcacccgtacaggtaccaccactatctccaccatcactccgagcggcgaggccgactacaccacgacgatcgacaagggcaacggtgacttcgagacagacctcgtctcccacatcaccaccaaggactccaacggcaaccctaccaccatcgtcaccaccatcccattgaagccaagtgatgccggcgaggccgactacaccaccaccattacttccgacggtcacaccatcacagaagtagtctcccacatcaccaccactgattcagacggtaacactgttacatacaccaccacgatggcctccttcgatcaggtaggcgacggcgtgtacacgtctgctccaccttactcacagccaccagttgtgacaaccactgtgacggaggacgacggtagtagcaagacggttgtgatctcttactcgccttctgagggcgaggatggggtcacccgtacaggtaccaccactatctccaccatcactccgagcggcgaggccgactacaccacgacgatcgacaagggcaacggtgacttcgagacagaccttgtttcgcacatcaccaccacggactctgacggcaagcctaccacgatcatAACAACTGTGACTTTAATAGAAGAACCAGATTACACATCTGTGTTTGTTTCTGATGGTCACACGATTACAGCTGTTGTATCTCATGTTACAACGACCAATGATATCGGTCAGACGGTCACCACTACTGTGACCGTTATGTCATATGATCAAGTAGGTGAGGGTGTATACACTTCTGCTCCTGCTTACTCTCAGCCTCCAGTCACTACGACAACTGTGAGTGCAAATACTGCTACAGCCACTGTTGTAATTTCGTACTTCCCATCTATTGGCGATGATGGAGTCACCGGGACAGGTACAACAACCGTCTCCACGGTATCTGTCGGAGGTGAAGTCGACTACACTACAACAGTCGACAGGGGCAATGGCAGTACCGAAACTGATGTCATTTCGCATATCACCACTACCGACTCCAATGGTAATCCTACAACAataaccaccacgatcaccaATGCACCCCCACCTTTGAATTCTAAAGCAAATATTGGGTCTGATTACACCAGCACTGTGGTTTCTAACGGTCACACAATAGTTTCTACAGTGACCCAAACCGTAGGTGGCCAGAGTCATGGAAACACTGTTTCAAGTGCAGCACCAGTCACCACTGTATCCGGTGCTAGTTTTAATGCTCCTGAAACAGCAGGTGTAGGTGGTATTGTCAATTCTCAGAATTCTCAGTCACAATATGTGGCTGACCAAGGGTCTGGCAACGAAAAGCCAACACAAGCTCCTGGCACAGCCGGTGGTAGTGGCTCTGGGTCAGTTCACCAATCGGCAGGCAATATTGTACCATCTGGATCTCCATCTGTTCAGAGTCCAATGAACACTGCATCTCCAGTCAATGGTATTCATAGTAGCCAAACACCACACTCTGTACCTTCACAAGCCCAAcaacaaggacaaggacaagcACAAGCACCATCATCACGTCAACAGGCTGCCACGACTGTTCTATCACCATCTGGTTCCTCTGTTAACAACATCGGCAGTGGATTCAACAGCACGCAAACAGCTTCTGTCCTACAGGGTAAGGGTGCTTCGATTAAAGTCACTTCAATTAGTATTTTATTCTCCATTATTACAGTAATAGTTGTCGGTATGATCTAAAGTGTATTTGTTCTGTGAATGCCCAACATGTACAGTAATACAAACGTTCGTCCAGCCATGATTTTTAGATAGGCtgtttctttcaatatgaacattgataataaaagaCTGATTATAGTccaacaaaaaacaaaaaaaactgaaaaaacactaaagtaaaaaaaaaaactgaagcTCCCcgtttatatttattgttcGTAATTTGGggctattatttttgttccACGTAATGTTTTCTATATCtcatattaataatgtGAGCAGTATTATTCTGAAgagtttttgtatatattatttattattagttaACAATTTAAGtacttttctcttccaaaaaattttatgtTGTTTTATgtctttattattgtattgtgtGCGTCTTCCTGTTGTCGATGTTTCTTATAATATCTTGGCTAACCATGGATTTGAACCTGTGGTCTGAAATTGAACTTCAAATGctgcgaaaaacgcgagatgTGATAATGCACGGTAGTAGTCATCTGATAAGTTAAGTTACCCTGTTCAACAAT includes the following:
- the AWP13 gene encoding AWP13 (CAGL0H10626g~Putative adhesin-like cell wall protein (adhesin cluster III); predicted GPI-anchor), coding for MRFKSIFSSAALISCWAFGVAKLYQNQEIIIDSATLGSQIFEDDELMQLLNAKVTLNNFTDIRLPQGISLNSRSVLKINAPPGHGKPYSLVINGQVTIGKDSKFIFDGSSLEYESQSAASSNFKFDINTGSKGVFIFTYCTMTIKLPKLSEGLIDSDSVAAIHIGGTFEAPNINSPLSILGTLEVLTSETTVDGSFDDKLWRVDLGPDQIVEDGEGYRYILTGNIHCQAYVSVYADIFKATKTVLHALGYRGYTVVSPMTIDLSEGPVFSGGLYLYYIVLPEGQDGLTFLNFAVHEDKGIPAPTLGFMFLYSGDQTDVVATANQNIINVMNLNSKKSISVIGDHNYNITTKYSDGKSIQQQGYSGVQSYPNELIVYLYAPPSEEPDYTTTIDKGNGEFETDVVSHITTKDSDGKPTTIVTTIPWKPSEEADYTTTIDKGNGEFETDVVSHITTKDSDGKPTTIVTTIPWKPSEEADYTTTIDKGNGEFETDVVSHITTKDSDGKPTTIVTTIPLKPSDAGEADYTTTITSDGHTITEVVSHITTTDSDGNTVTYTTMMASFDQVGDGVYTSAPPYSQPPVVTTTVTEDDGSSKTVVISYSPSEGEDGVTRTGTTTISTITPSGEADYTTTIDKGNGDFETDLVSHITTKDSNGNPTTIVTTIPLKPSDAGEADYTTTITSDGHTITEVVSHITTTDSDGNTVTYTTTMASFDQVGDGVYTSAPPYSQPPVVTTTVTEDDGSSKTVVISYSPSEGEDGVTRTGTTTISTITPSGEADYTTTIDKGNGDFETDLVSHITTKDSDGKPTTIVTTIPLKPSDAGEADYTTTITSDGHTITEVVSHITTTDSDGNTVTYTTMMASFDQVGDGVYTSAPPYSQPPVVTTTVTEDDGSSKTVVISYSPSEGEDGVTRTGTTTISTITPSGEADYTTTIDKGNGDFETDLVSHITTKDSNGNPTTIVTTIPLKPSDAGEADYTTTITSDGHTITEVVSHITTTDSDGNTVTYTTTMASFDQVGDGVYTSAPPYSQPPVVTTTVTEDDGSSKTVVISYSPSEGEDGVTRTGTTTISTITPSGEADYTTTIDKGNGDFETDLVSHITTKDSNGNPTTIVTTIPLKPSDAGEADYTTTITSDGHTITEVVSHITTTDSDGNTVTYTTTMASFDQVGDGVYTSAPPYSQPPVVTTTVTEDDGSSKTVVISYSPSEGEDGVTRTGTTTISTITPSGEADYTTTIDKGNGDFETDLVSHITTTDSDGKPTTIITTVTLIEEPDYTSVFVSDGHTITAVVSHVTTTNDIGQTVTTTVTVMSYDQVGEGVYTSAPAYSQPPVTTTTVSANTATATVVISYFPSIGDDGVTGTGTTTVSTVSVGGEVDYTTTVDRGNGSTETDVISHITTTDSNGNPTTITTTITNAPPPLNSKANIGSDYTSTVVSNGHTIVSTVTQTVGGQSHGNTVSSAAPVTTVSGASFNAPETAGVGGIVNSQNSQSQYVADQGSGNEKPTQAPGTAGGSGSGSVHQSAGNIVPSGSPSVQSPMNTASPVNGIHSSQTPHSVPSQAQQQGQGQAQAPSSRQQAATTVLSPSGSSVNNIGSGFNSTQTASVLQGKGASIKVTSISILFSIITVIVVGMI